DNA from Solanum stenotomum isolate F172 chromosome 3, ASM1918654v1, whole genome shotgun sequence:
CTAAAACCTAAACCAAAAAAACTGACTTTGCGtcgtttgatttggtttttagatttaataaaccgacataattggtttacgttttttttaatgaaaacccaaaccaaaccgacctatgtacacccctacttgaCACCATTGTTTTAAGAATGGTCACGTTGCATATCGATGAACATGTTGCAATCTTGGccatcttttttcatttaagGGTTTCCTATTCAAGAAGGGCATAACCGCATGAATAAGCTCACACTAACTCATCAATTGTGTCAGTTTTAAGTACAAGTATCATACCTTCTTGCTCAAAATCGTTCGAGTTTCCTGCGAATATAGTTACCTCATTGTTGTAGCATTTGGTATTCGAACTTTGGCTCGAGGCATATAGCTAATGCATCAAATTGTCAACAAAAGGCTTGTATATCAAGTAAAATATACACTTCTTACCCTAATGGAGCCATAAGGCTCACAAGATGGCATTACAAACTATGCAGGTCAACTAAATTGTTCCAAATGAAATTGGTAACTTGTAGCATTTGCAAACTTCCATCAATTCTTGAATAGTAGGCAAACTCTTGCAAGCAATTTCTGAATATTACTAGTATATTATATCAACcacattttcaaaaattacaATTGTACAGGTAAATAAGAGCAGGTCTCATACAAGTTACTACCATGTGGGATTATAATTTCCATCATTCTATATTATTTTCCTATGGGTTCAACAATGTACAGTGCAGActgaaaaaattatcaatatattCATGTGGCACAGTGGACCTTCTCTATATACCCAGGAGTCACAAGATTTTTTCACAATCTACAATGTTGTGTTGGAAATTAGCCGTACTTCATACAGATCATTCTCTCCCTTTACTGCAAGCACAACGTTACGAAGATTAGTCCAAACAAGTCTGATTTCAAAGTCACATAAATAAGGTCAACAATGTTATTGAACTTTAGAACTAACCAATTTCAGACGATATTCCAGGTCCAAAGAAAGACGTAAATTTTGCCTATCAAGAATTAAGCGGATTAGAATATTAGTTGTGAAGCTATATGGATGAGATGGATGTATTTACAGTATCGTTGTTTTACCTGTCTTTTTTCGAAATCTGATAACTGCAGAGCTTTTGCCTCAAAGACCAGCACTAGACAGTATTTACCATCCTCAGTCACCTGAAACATAGAAATTACCAAATGAAATCAGCAGCTGAAATAAAAATCAGAAGAAAATGAGAACAAGCTTGACAAATGACGATACTCAATAAGCATAAGGCGATTTGCAAACAGCAGAATTATTGAAGTTTTGGTTATGTGATATCCTTTCAGGACAGTGATGAAAATCCACGAATTTTTTAGTGAAAGCCGAATAAGAACAGTGACGTGTGGATTAGGTGCACATGAGGAGTTTGAAGGCTGCCGTTGACAAAAGCGCAGTATTTACGTGGAAAGAGGTAAAGGAGTGCACTGAGTATCAAATTGTGGACCGGTTGGTCCTTGGagatttctcggttataaaaaGGTACAAGTACAACTGGATATAACTGTCAAGATCCAAATAGTGGAATGGTAGGATCCACCGAGACTTCATATATAATTTAGGTGGGaggataatttataaaatttagaaatttaaagTCTAACTTGGGACAAAAGCTATGTCGCTCACTCTCTTCAAAAATACTGCCAGGTGTGTGTCGGATCCTCCGAAAGCTatgtatttttgaaggatctgaCACGGGAACGACAACATTTTTGGAGGGTCCGAGTAACATTGGATAAAAGAACTACTCAGCTTATCATTTCATAAGAGGAAGCAAATCACTGATTAGAAACATAATCAAGTTCAAGGAACATACTTCTTCTCGAATATTTTGTAAGATTGGAGCACTTCTACGTGGTATTCCTCCACCCTGCAAcgaaaaagagagaagaaaaggaGTAGTCAGGAAATTTTATCAAGAGATAGACTTGATGTTTAAGACCGACAGTCAACATATTGAATATTTTGAACACATGTTACAAGTTTTAGACAAACTGATTTTGTTCTTGTTGCCATAGCTATTTTGTGTCTATTCCACTAAAAAAGTACATCACTGTCAGAATTGGGGCATAAATCTGGCAATATGTGAGGCTGATATGAAGCTGCTAGATGGAAGACAAAACTCATTGAACCAAAAGAACGAAAAATGAAGAGGATCATGCGACGAAGTTTGAGGATGAACTTTTCATGAATTTACTCATTTTATAGGTATTGAGTCAATGGTTAACCCATCTGAACAACATTCCTGAAAATTGATCACAACCTAGTGTCATCTTTTCTCCaagttttattaattaatgaacTTGCACGAGTGTGTATTTGCCTGCTAACAATTTAAGCTTAAAATTGCGAGAAGGCTTCTTAGAGACCCAAATCAATCACTTCCACCATATGGAAAAAAGTTGCTAAAGAATCTTTCAAAAGGAGAAAGCATGTTGCTGCAGTTTCTGGATTTAGCAGATTCttagaaatgaaaaatatataaagaacaGGGTATCTGTTCttgctaaaataaaaaatagccACAAGAAAGTTAGCTGCTCAACCTATGATGAAAACTGCTTAGTTATGTAAACAACTATTAGAATGCaaaacatatttaattataacaTTTACCATGGTGCGTGCATAATTTTCCCCTATAGGCGAAGCCCATGAGAATGATGAGTTTTGCGGTGGAGATACAATCTCAACTTAAAGACTTCTTTTTGCTAGGAGTATTATCCATTGAGTTCTGAAGCTCACCTCATTCAAAAACTCAAGTAATTAAAAAGGGGGACATAACAtgtttatttgttatattttcaCCAGAAAATTCATCAGTGTTTGCTTCTTATTAAAATCAGTTTCTAAACACAACGATAAGGGAAATTACCAGTCCAAATTGGAAAATACGCTTCAATGCCTCATCCAAATGCTGCTCATCCCCATAACGGTATCTTATCACATCGCTCCTGACCTTATAGAAAGAAAATCCTATTACTAGTTAGTCAGTAAACTGAAGAATGATCCATCCTGATTATGAAATAACTAAAATGAAATCTGGGAGTACAATCAAAAGGAAGTATTAGTAGCAAATCATCAATAGTAGGAAACAATTGggttttgttttcattttatcTTAGTAGAAGAACCGTATCAGGAATTGTAGCAGTTTGACTTAACCTAGCGACAAGCTACTCACTGTATATTAAAATGAATGTCTAAGTTTGTGGTTCATAGTCATCAAGATAAGAATAGCACGTATATACTCCCcatatcccaatttatgtggcacactttcctttttagttcgTCCCAAAAGAATGTCCCATTACTATAATAGAAAcaacttaatttaaaatttctccttttacccttaatgaaatgatttatagccacacaaatggTCAAGGAATGTTTTCGACCACAAACTTCaaaagttttcctttctttcttaaactttgtgtcaagtcaaacagtgtcacataaattgggatggaAAGAGTAGCATTTAGTGTTAGTTCAGGGAACATAAAAAACCACTGTTACTTTGGCCTTTTGGTAATAGAAAAGAGGACAGAAATTGTATTAGCCTATTAGGAGGAGTAAAGGTGGacaagaaataatttttattaacaGCAGTAAGGTGGACTTCAGAAATCATGGTGTAGCCTAAGATTTGATAAATAGTATTTTACAGGATGTTAAAACTATTTTTGGGCTGCTGGAAAAGGAAAGGGGGATGTTTAACTTCAGAAGGGACTATTATCTTTGACTTCTGCCTATCACAAACTTTTGGCTGAGTAACTATGCTAAAATACACCCCTTCCCAAAACAGTTAGCGCTTCTTGGTATGCATTAACGTGCTTTAGGAAAGGCATCAAGGTGACAGGAGGGTTTCAGAAGAACATTACCTGCTTAAGGACTGGAGTGGCACATTTTTCCCTTAGTAGTTCAGCATCTGCATACGTCACGCATGGCACAGGTTTGAGCTCTGCATACTGAAAAGTAAAAGGGAGTAAGTTATCCAACGAAACTGATCTCCCCACCAGGATCATCAAGGTGGCGGATTAAAGGTGTGTCCACATGTTCATGCATGACAGCAGAAATATTTGCTTCAGTGAATTAAACTACACTAGACAGAACATACTTCGAAACATGGATCCAATAATTCATTACTGAGATCCTATGCCTTATTAACTTCATACAAGCAAGTTGGTCAAGAAGAGGAGAGCTAAGATCACCTTAAGAGCCATGCCAATTATTGCAAGTGGGAAACCATATGTCAACATAATTGCAGACCACTCGGAACCTGGAAGGATGTTAAAATATGCCCCAAAACCATACCTGTCGAGTGTAATGAACAACAGAAGAGTCAAGGTAGACTTAAGGTCAAATTAAATGTGTCAAAAATGAGAGAGCAAGAAAggaatttatattattttttttaaaactgagAAAGCAAGAAAGGAAATGTGACCTCCAATAATCTCTTTTGTTTGCTATGAAACTAAAAggggagagaaaaaaaagaagtgtgGGGCTCAGAAGAATCAAAAGGACAGGACAAATATGAAAGCCTATATATGAATGTACAAAATTAGAGCCCTTAATTGAAGTATTTCTTTGTCAATTTAGACAACAGAAAGTCAATATTATAAAGTATGATGAATTAATTATACTCACGAGAGAAGTGAAACACCAAGACCAAGTCCAATAACACCAAAAGAAACCTGCACATTAGAGCAAGTTCAGAGAACAATTGATAATTCCTTCATGACCAGTAGATTTGAGAACATTGATGGTCGAATTTCTCACTAGATCAAGAAAATTCCAGTATTGTAGGACCCAAATAAATTGATATAGGATAAAAATGCAATCTTTCTTGATGACGTAAAAGCAAAGAAAAGTCGAAGTTAGATGGGTTTTAAAATCTAAGTTGTGCATTATAGCAAGGAAAAGCACataatgaaaagaagaaaatagttCACATTAGTGCAACGAAAATCTCcataaacatacataaatgATGTAACGTAAAGGAACTGAAAAGACTACAgttcaaatatatattatcagTCAAGGTCAAAAATCATCTTCTCCGATAACCATGGTGTCCGGTATGGTTACAGGACTGGCTGCCAAGGATAGAACAAATGGGAAGACATCATCTAGTGTTTTATTTCTGGTGGGATTAGAACTTGAGACCTCATGGTGCTCAACCCACTTTATGAACCACTAGGCTACACCCTTGGGTGCAGTTCAAAACTCATCTTATTTGAATGCAAAAGTAAAGTTTTACTTTTCTCACTCGAAATCCAGTGACTAGTTCTTTTCCACTAAATATCTAACTACCTATTCTCCTACTCACTGACATATTCCTCTATAATGTTTTCTTTGCACTTactatactccctccatttcattttatatgacatGTACTACTGCATTGAGTTtcagattttaaaatattaccaCCAAACTAGTTACTATTAGTTTGATAGAGAAAACATTGACAGAACTTAATATTTGAAGACTGAATCATTGAAAGTTGAATAAAACATTATTAGTAGGAATAGTATCAAACATTTTGGAACCTCTCATTATAGTAAGTGTTAGATACATCGAAAAAGATGGAGTATTATTGTgccaaatataaaattattcaagaaagagcctcataaattaatttgatttgcagaaattacaataacaacaataactatGTCTCAATTCCAAATAAGTTAGGGCATCATCAATGGCCATAACTTCCCGTACAGAGGTCAGATTGACGAACAGTTTGCAGCATGACAAACTAGACTCAAAAGGGCTTTCATTTGATAGGTAAGCCCATAGAACTTAAACTCATAATAACCAttggtctttaatttttctcttagaaattgaacttacACCTAGCGGACACAAATTCTTTAAGAACGTCGGGCATAACTTGTGGATATTATGATGCGAAAATGTAAAGGcataatatttaaatgtgtcctttaacttggcctcatttTACgtttatgtcctccaactttgaatatgcacaagtagacacttaaacttgtataaagtagaACAAGTAAACGAGTCCTACATGAcacaatacacgtaggacaaaaaatgacatgtaggaTGTCATGTAGGACATGAGTGTTtagttgttcaactttatacaagtttaagtgtctatttgtgcacatccaaagttgaagggcatgAATAtgatttgaagccaagttaatggacatatttatgtattatgccaaatataaacttatatccaacaaaaaaagaagctatTTGGGCAAATATGCAAATGACCCCATAATCATTCCTCTCCAAATGAGCCACTTTCTTTACAATTCTCTTCAATGAaagaaattaaatcaaaataaaagtacCTTGGCAAGTGAAAACTCTTCATCGGGAACAATAGCCTTGTCGGAGGAAGTTATAGCAGACGTCGGCTGAGACGAATCAGCAGCTTTAGTAACAACCTTAAGTCGAAGACGATACTGGGTTTTCGCCAAAATTGAATCTTGATTACTGAAACTAGTCAATTTGTGCACAAGTGGTGGCAATGTAAGAGGTAATGAAGGTCGAATTTGGGCATGAATTTGAGTGTTATTGAAGACGGCAAAACTCTGAGAACAGAAAAGAGTTCCTCCAGCTCCTCCCATGGCTGCTACTGTTTTCACCATTTTCGGTAGGATTTGGAATTGGAGGAGAACAAGAGGCTGTAGTGCAGATACAGGGGAGAGGAGAAGCAAAGCGCCAAATGTTTGAGAAAAattggatgatgatgatgtggCATTATATCtacttcaagtttttttttcctttttcagatagtaaatatttttagaatctcaaatttaatttttggggGCAATACGCTTTGTTTTATTTCGATTTTGATCGTTGTGTTATTTAAATTTAAGCACATTAGACTTTCGAGTGTCTTTCATGGACATTATTCGAGTCTTAGctatatgtacatatttttgATCGCCTTAGTGCATGTCATATGTATACTTTTAACCTTCAAACAACTTCATAAAATCTCCTCAAAAGGCATACAACAAAGTTCCATGAAGGTTATATGGAGATGCTTGAAGGTTAAAGATGTACAAATGATATATATTAAGGTGATAAAATAACATGTACGGGGAGTAAAATGACGATATTAAGAGGAAACTTAAAGCATTTTTCGATTGTGATGGGATcacattttatttgttttggtgATGGATTCATAGATATGGCATTCAAGGTGGATGACGAGATTCACGGTGGAATTAACTCTAAGCTAGAGGTTTGGAGACAGAACCTAAAGTCATCTAAATGGTTGAGGTTGAATAGAACCAAAACATAATATTTGGAGTAAAAATTCACTGATATAAAACATGAGGGTGACATGAAAGTGAAGCTTAACACACAACACACAAGTATATCAAAAGAGAAGAGGTCTCACAAGTTCGTGTATAAACTATataaaattgtatgaaatatgcatataattatataaaatttgagtaaaataaatcaacaattGAAACAAAACTTAATACAATGCATAATGAAAATCTTATACTACGAATGAAAAGAGTAAATTGATTAAAAACAATTAGATTTTTCATCTACATTTTCATCATATAATCCATgatcttttttttaagaaaacttGAAACCTATATGTTGATACACTTCATATTAATGATGAATTAATTTAGAGAAACATATGATGCTACAATTTTGGAGATATATTCACTAGATTTGTGTGAAAAGagatattttgattgatttgtatgaaaaaaaagattttaaaataagagaaaatgatgaaattaaatGAGTAATCGATGAAAAttgatttcaaaataatattcctACATTTTAGCCAAAAAGGTGACACACCTCATATtccaaatatattatattttataaatttttactaCGTGTTGtaaatacaaatttcattttctatatttagtaatacAGAGTCTTATTTTTATATGCAAtgtgttttttctattttttttaaaaaatatcatatatttgaGCCTATTTGGGCGCAACTAAACTAATCTTAAaacaagtaaattttttttttatctaatgttttaatttttgttaaaattccAATACATtaataagatttttaaaaaaacctctCATCAACCCCCAAATGGAATAATTCACAAATAAACAAAACCTTTCACTTACCTCTTTCATGGCAAAATCATCTTCAAAGAGTGCAAATTTTTCCAACCCAAAAATGGAATCCAAGAGAGACAAAGCAAATCAACACCCAAAATGGATGAAACCCACAATCCATTCTCAATTTTTATCAACTACAATGCAATAATCTTGAAGAATTACTGGTGAAATCCCTGCTGCAGCTCAGGTGTGTTTCAACATTTTGTCTTGCTTTAATCTGTGGCCAACAATTTATTAAGACCCATCTTAGCTTATTAGGTAAAAACGAGGACTACAGCCACCATAACCTTATGTTGAGTTGTTAAAAGAACAATCTTTTGGGTTGTTCTGTTAGGTATTTACTTTGTGGGTCTGTTATTAACAAATCTTTAGAGATTCTGGGTTATGTCAATGGATTGATTTGTCTTGACAATGGGGCAAAAGAATTGTTTTTATGGAACCCAACCATTATAAGTATAAGAAATTGCCTGATTCTAGACCTAGGTTGAAGAATACCAACGGTTTCATATATGGTTTTGGATTTGGTGAGTTAAAATGATGATTATAAGgttgtatatatacacactagTCTCTCGGCATGTGCATTGCACGTGGTTATCAAGTCATGTCGTCAAAATGATTGGACATCGCTTTGACGTTGGattgtaaatatttttgtaaaataatgtttttgtgAATGGTCaatgttgattgttgaattgtgACTTGTTTGCCAAAGTTAAGATAACTGGATATCTTCTGAACCTATCTCCACATGCAGAATGAGATTTTAATAGGGTCTGTAAGATAAATAATTCTCTTCATTCTCTTTACTGCATTGTACAAGTTCAGCCCTTGCACTAGAGATCTCCTTGCtagccacattaaattttgattcCAAGACCATATTAAGCACAAATATCTATCCGTTAAATGCATCATATGAACATCAGCAACATTCTAGCTTTTAGTTGTTCTACTCTAGGATCGGAACAAGTATTAGGTCCTATTATGATATGAACTTTTATGGTAGAGAGGCGAGTCCATAATCTCCAAGTTTCAAAGTATGTGGTTGGTCCCAAGGATTGGGCATAGACGGATTTCTTGATCATTACAAAATAATGATATGAACTTATGATGTATATTGAGGTTTAAACATGATCTGCGTCATCTAAAAAACAAAACAGTATGTTGTTGCTGGTTTTCCTAGGCACTTTCAGTTAAAAAGAAAGATTTACATGCACTCAAAGGTATGGTCTAGAGGTCAATGAAATGGATTGTGAACTATGAGGTCTTAGGTTCAAATCCTAGCCGAGGAAAAAGCCACTTACCTGGTGGTGCTTGTGCTGGTGGGAGGTAACCATAAAC
Protein-coding regions in this window:
- the LOC125859402 gene encoding uncharacterized protein LOC125859402, with translation MVKTVAAMGGAGGTLFCSQSFAVFNNTQIHAQIRPSLPLTLPPLVHKLTSFSNQDSILAKTQYRLRLKVVTKAADSSQPTSAITSSDKAIVPDEEFSLAKVSFGVIGLGLGVSLLSYGFGAYFNILPGSEWSAIMLTYGFPLAIIGMALKYAELKPVPCVTYADAELLREKCATPVLKQVRSDVIRYRYGDEQHLDEALKRIFQFGLGGGIPRRSAPILQNIREEVTEDGKYCLVLVFEAKALQLSDFEKRQAKFTSFFGPGISSEIVKGENDLYEVRLISNTTL